The nucleotide sequence TGTGGGGTCTGTTATGTGTGCAGCAGTGTGGGAGGCTGAACGCTAGTGCATGCAGGACAGGACAGGACAGGTCGCTCTACTGTGAGCGACCCACCGATCATGGATTCATGGGAAACCATCACGGCATGGGGCATCGTTCACTGAGCAGGCAAAACATCGAACAAGCTGGAGCCACCAAGCGCGTCGCGGTGGATAGCAGCACGTCAGCATACCTCATCGCGCCGCTTCTCGAGGCGGCGAACCTCCTCGCGGGCGAGGCGCGCGGCGGCCTCCTGGCGCTCGATGTCGGCGAGCGCGGCGCGCGCGCGCTCAACGCGGCGCTCGGCGTCCTCGATGCCCTCGAGCAGGGCCCGGTTCTCTTCGCGGCGCAGAAGCTCGTCCACTTTCTCCCCCACCGCCGAGCTCAGCCAAGACGCCGCGGCACCGGCGCCCTCGCCGCCTCCGGGCTCGCTTCCGCCCTCCCCGGTTGAGGACCTCACGCGAACACCCCCATggaagcggcagcggcggcgcacaGCAACCTGAGCAAGGGGACCCGCGGATACGAGAGGGGACCCGACGAGCGGGCGGAGGAGCGCGGCGCGTTGCATTCCCGCCCGACCTGCGTTCGTGTGTGCTTAGCGGCGGCCGCTTGCTCTGGGTGGTTTGGATTGGAAGAGGACGGTGAGGAGTTCACTGTTCGCAACTCGCTGCTAGTGGAGTCTGACTCGCTGCAGGTTGACCCCACCCCGATCTCCAGGCCAATACGAACCCCGTCGGACCAACTGGCCACGGATGCGCCAGGAAGGCAGCAAGCAATAGAAGCGCTCGAGACAATTGCATGGCATCTGTTACTGCAAGTACGAACTGATCACTGATCAGATACATCTACCTTCAGACTCTGCAATCTTGTTTATGCAAAAAACATAGAAGTTCAGAGTTCAGTTGCATACAAGAACCGTTACAGTAAACAAAAGAGCAATCAAAGAATCAGTTGCTCCTCTGAAGTTTCTGAACCAACTCATCCACCAGGTTAAGAACAAAACGCCTGGAAATCGATGGTGCAAGCTAGGGTTGGGTTTACGAAATGTATATTGCTATAGCAAGTTAAGCAGATTTGCATCCGAAGTTTGCCTAATTTGCATTAGTATCAGGACTTGAGGAGACTAAAAAATGCATAAATTGATCAAGGATGACAAGTAACTGAAAAGTTCGCAAAACCAATGTTACATGACAGGGGAACAGAGCGTAAGTGCATTGAATTCCAGTTTCTGAATTCTCAGTACTGCTATAAGGGCAACACAGACCAGAGACCAGAAAATACCATGCACAAGTGCGCAGGTCAGACATTGTAATAAGCACAAAATTTCCACTCTCCATCCCAAGATAAGTGCACATCTCGCTTCTCGATGAGTCAAAcatttttaagtttgatcaattatatAGAAAGTAATATCAATATTTGCATCTCCAAATGAacttattatgaaagtatatttcatcatcaatctaatgatacttattacatGTTTGACTACTCAAGAAGcgagatgtgcacttattttgaGACGTAAAGAGTACATCTGAATGACTGCAGTAACTTGCAGGATCTCCTACTGAAGTATTGTTCAATGTTCATGACAAGAAATCAACAGGGAGCCATCTAATATGAGAATGAGCAAGTAATCCTAACCAATCTCCTGTAAGATGATACTACTTTCTTTCATTATCAACTACAAGAAAATTCCAGATTCTCAAAACCTCCAGAAATGGAGGGTACAGAACTCTTGTGTGGAAAACATGGCAGAGACTTTTTACCACAAACCATCAGACAATTGGTGTAACCATTTACTCAGGTGGTCTGGCCTTCCAGGTTATTTAAAACGTGTAACTAGTATTTTCATATTTCTTCAAGGGTGCATGCTCTTTGATCAATAAACTGTGTCCTTTGCTGAGTTGAGCATAGCAGTCAGTCAGTCACATTGTTTAGCCAGGACTACATAGCAATCAAGGATGTAGAGCCTAAGTGAGAAAAGAGGTTAGTGTATCCACATAGATCATTCAGCAAATAGGCTTATGTAATGTAAACATCCTCAAGAATATCAGGTGTTGAGTTAAATCTTCTGCTATTCCTCATGTTTGGTTCTACTATCATGTCATTGTAcgtaatttttttttctcaaacacgccTCGTCGTAATTGTTACGGTGGAAGAGTGGTGGTAACCTGCAAGGTTTTTTGTTATATGGATATCCTGACAACTTCCCCTGAACTAGTTTTGTTCGAGAGAGGGAAAAATATATCTCCCGAACTAACTATTCGAAGTAACCTCCTGAACTAACTAATAATCATTTCTCTCAACACCTCCTGAACTATCTACTTCTAACAAAAGCAGGTGCTATAATAAGATGAATTAACCATATGACTGAAGTACTGAACTTATGAAAAGAGATCCAACATGTTAAGACAATAAGACCATagtagtttgaagttggtttcACATACCATGATACATCGATACCAATGAGCAACTTTATGAATAGCTTGGTTGAAGACAAACTCACCAGTATAAGATCAAGCCATGATAAACTAAATTTGTAATTCCATACACAGAGATGTCCTCATTATTGTTGCGATGtcatggtaaattggtaatattcaTATACAAAGA is from Miscanthus floridulus cultivar M001 unplaced genomic scaffold, ASM1932011v1 fs_40_1_2, whole genome shotgun sequence and encodes:
- the LOC136531655 gene encoding uncharacterized protein, whose amino-acid sequence is MQRAALLRPLVGSPLVSAGPLAQVAVRRRCRFHGGVRVRSSTGEGGSEPGGGEGAGAAASWLSSAVGEKVDELLRREENRALLEGIEDAERRVERARAALADIERQEAAARLAREEVRRLEKRRDEVC